The Pseudobdellovibrionaceae bacterium genome contains the following window.
GTCCATTGCCATCAATATCAATAAAAAGCGGAGAGGTACTCGCAAAAGGAGCATTAGGAGAGTTAGCACCACCGATTGTCAGATACTCACGCTTGCTGTATCCATCAATAATTCTAAGAACCCCTTCGGTGGTGTAGGCTCCGTTTTTATTAAAAGTGACAAAACCAATTTCAGGATAGCCGTCACCGTTAAGGTCACCTACAACAGGAGATGACATCACCTGATTGTAGTCAGGCAGCATTGTAAAAGTATTAAAATTATGAGTGAGTTTGGGATTAAAGTTACTGGCAGTGATATCCACACAAAATGGAATCACCTCTTCGATAGGTCTTTTAGAGCTAAATTCTGTCCCTGCAAAAAAACCAGTACAGTTTTGAAAACCAAATAAAGTTAGAAATAAAAGTGAAAGGGTGCTAACGGTTTTAAAGTATTTGTGACCTAATAAAAAAGACAATGACTTTCTCATTCTTGCACCCCCATCCTATGAACTTAGCGGTATATCACCTTGTGATGATGAATTTATGTGGGGGTGTCTGTAGCAGAATGAGAACTTTTGATAAACTGTTCTTAAGTTGTTGCCTGAACATTTCAAAAGCGTTGCACCAGCAACTACAACGCAAATGAAGACCAGTTTGTTTCACAGAGTGTATATGATGCCCCTCCAGTGATTTGAACGGCGCTTAAGATCTTGGTAAAATCAATCCCTGAATCTGCTGCACAGGGTTTGCTTAAAGGTAGAATCGCATTGACCTTGATGTCTTTAAGAGACTTGTATTGTGTTAATGTAACTAAGAACGCCCCAGTATCAATGGGACTTTGATCTTCAGCATCACCAACAATCAGTATCACAAGCTCTGAATCTTGGCGTATAAAACCTGACCAATTGGCATTGTTCAGAGCACCTAGAATAGAGGAGAAGTATTTTTCAATTGCATCTCCACCAGTGCTCAGTTGTGTGGCTACCAGAAGACCGATGTCATAGGGAGAGCTGGCTTGTCGAGTATCAAAGTACTGTAAAGTATTTACCCAAGATGAAGTGAGTCCTAAAAAGTTTAAATCTGTATCCTTATATTGATCTAAAAGTTTCGGTAAATTATTAGCAACGTTTTGTCGGTGTGTGTGCATGCTTCCTGAATCATCTATAATAAAGACTAAGTCCACTTTGGGTTTCACTTTATTTTCTACAGCCTCAGCTTCTGCTACGACTTCTATGGTTTGTTCAGGCTGGGCTTCAGGTGTGGCACCACCTGCGGATGCAGCTCTGTTGCCGCTACAACCTATGGAGGCCATGCCTGTTAGTCCTATAGAACACAAAACGATTATTATTTTTTTCATGAGTTCCCCTCTCTTGATTTTAGTTACTGCATACAAAATGCAGTGGTCCTTTTATGTAAAAGTACAGATGTAAGTCAAAAAATTTTATCTGTGATTCTCTTACTTGCGTTTAAAAAATCTGTACGAGGTCCATGACCTTTATAAAGAATTGTTATTCATATTAGTGTTTAAGGCGCACTAGATAACTAAAATCTATTGATATAAAAAAATACTGTAGGCGGATAAGAAAAAATTATGTGTTTGCCAGCCTGTACGGTGTTGTTCCGATGTAAAAAGAAGATGAAGAGGTTCGACGTGGAGATGTGATTGGCCTTGTGGGATCATATAAGCTATGACTTCAGATTCCGATTGGCGTTGATCACTTTTTGTTTTTGCTCTTTTTGGTGTTCAGTAAGCCACTGGGCCACGTTATCTTGAAAGCCACCTAAAATTCTTAAAGCTAAAAGTGCGGCATTAGCGGCATTATCAATACCCACGGTCGCTACAGGTACGCCCTTGGGCATTTGCATGATAGATAGTAGAGCATCCCATCCTTGCATGGGGGTGATGTTCACAGGCACCCCAATCACGGGCAGGGTGGTGGCAGCGGCTACCATACCAGGTAAGTGTGCGGCTCCTCCTGCTCCAGCGATGATCACTTTAAGTCCACGATCGCGAGCTGTTTTGGCGTATTCGATCATCTCTTCAGGAGTACGATGAGCAGAGACAATTTGCACTTCGTAAGGGACTTGTGCTGCTTTAAGAGCTTCACAGGCTTTTTCCATAACGGGAAGATCCGAATCGCTTCCCATGATGATTCCAATAAGAGGTGTTGTGCTCATAGTGTGGACTCCTTGATGATTTCAATAAGAGATAGTGCGCTCATAGATTGAACTCCGTAATAAGATCAGTGAAGGAGGATGTGTTCATATAGGGTGCCTCGCTTACTGATTTTTATAATGAGCGATCTTATAACTGAAACTTCGCTCTTATTTTCTCTAATTCTAACAAGGCTTTTTCTGGAGTGTCAGCTAAAGTTGTCAGATGGCCCAATTTCCTGCCCTTTCGGCTTTGTGTTTTTTTGTACCAATGCAGATAAATGTTTGGACTTAATGCCTGAGGTAGAGTCAATGCGCTAGCTGGGCAATCCCTTTCGCCAATCAAATTGTACATGGCAAAGCCCTCTTGTTGCAGAATGGGCTTTTGTGGCAATTCCATATTACAAATGGCCATAAGGTGGGCGGTGAATTGACTTATATTCAGGGCCTCAATGCTATAGTGGGCAGAGTTGTGCACCCGAGGGGCCACTTCGTTCACTAACAGCGTTCCGTCTTGGGTTAAAAACAACTCAAAACTGATCAGTCCTACAAAATTGATCTTGTTTACATAAGACTTAAGGCTTTCTAAAGTGCTTTGATAAGGGGATTCAGCGATGGGCCCTTTCACCCAAAGACATTTAGAGTTCTCTTGATAGCTTTCTACTAAAGGGAAACTTAAGATTTGCCCTGAAGGGTTGCGCGCAAAGCTCACAGCTAGTTCTTTGGTAAAAGGCACAAAGTCTTCTGCGATCCACTCCTTAATGGAAAGTGAAGAGTCACTTGGGGCATCAGACCCTCTTATTGTATTTTGTGATTGAGAGTTTATTTCTGAGTTCTGTTCTGAAGTCTTTGAGTGTGTGTTTTGAAGTGGGGTTGCAGAAGATGGCGAGCAGCTGTGGTCTAAGGCTAGGAGTTCTTGCTCGAACGAGTTTAGGTCCTCTGGGGTTTTGATCACTCGTGTACCGTATCCATCATAGCCAAACAGTCGCTTTTTAAAAACCAGACCCTGAGGCTTTTGCTTTAAGGTTTTTCTGGCGTCGTCAAAGGAAGAGAATGGGTAGAGAGGGCTTGTGGCAATTCCGTTTTCAATTAAAGATTTTTTCTGAGGAAGCCTATCTCTTAAGCACTCTAAAGTTTCAGGCGAGGGCCAGACCTTAGTCTTTGCGTGTTTGAGCTGTTCGGGGTCAATAAATTCACTTTCTATAGTGAGAAGGTCTTTGTCTTTGCAAAAATTCAAAAAATCTGAAGAGTTATCTAAAAGACCTAAAGTGACTTGGGTGCTGGTCTGAGCGGCTGGACTATCAGAACTGGATGCAAAGACATGAAGGTTTAATCCTAAATCCTCTGCGGCTTCAGACAGCATTTGGGCTAACTGTCCATCACCTAAAACTCCAATGCTGAGTTTTTGTGCATCTTCTTGAGAACGTAGGGTCTGACTGTTCAGGCTCATAAAGGCTCCCTTTGGTTCCTTATAGCCTTAGTTTGGGAAATTGAGAAGACTTAGTTGGGGCCGCCTGAAAGATGGAGGGTCCAATTTACGAGTTGCCCTGTGACTCCTGTGTCTCCGTCTACAACTTTAAGAGTCCAATTGCCCGTACTGCTCTCTTGATAGAAGGCATTGGAAAGCAGGTAATTAGAAGTGGTGTATCCCGAAACACCCTCTAGAGAGTTATTGATGTTCATCAAAATGCTTTTTGTACCACTAGGGGCTGTGAGTTCGATGGCCAGATCAGAAATGTCATTGTGATTGATCTGCATCGACACGCGCACGGATTCAATTTTAAGATTTTGGGCTACGCTTAGTGTGTGTGTGGCGCCTGTTAAAGAATTGTCAGGGATAGTGAGCGCTGGGCTTATGCTGCTTGAAACACTATGATTCTGATAGGTGCCTAAGTTGACAGAATAGGTTTTGGCCATTGTCACGGCAGCGTCTGTATTGACCAGTCCAAAGCCATACCAGTTGTGAAAGTGAAAGCCTGCGGTGTTGGTGATCCATGGCAGTTCATACACATAGCCTGAAGGGATGGTTCTTCCATTAAAACTATTTAGAGGGTGGACCGTGATGGGGTTGTCACGATCAGGGTCCACTTTGCGCGCGGTTTTAGCAAGGATGTATTTGACGTCTCTCCATGACAGGTTGGGATTGGCTTCAAGCATTAGAGCTACCACTCCAGAAATTTGAGGAGCCGCCGCAGAGGTTCCCCCAAAAGCAGAGGTGTAGCGACAACCTGAGTTTCCATTTTGTCCTCTTTCAAAAGTGACAGTGGTGGAGTTGCTGGTTTTTGCATAACCCACTGAACAGCTAGGGCGATCTGTGGTGAAAATTCCTGGATCACTCACGCCATCTTCGCCACCAAATGCGCTGATCCACAGGTTAGAACCTGTAGAAGAGTATGTGGTGGCTACTCCTTTGGCATCAAGTCCTCCCACTAAAATGGTGAAGGGGTTGGCCGCATCGGGGTCCATGTTGGCGTTGCCCACACAGGGTTCGCTTGTGCTGCCTCGACAGGTGACAAAGTAGTCGTTGCCAGAGGCTTTGACAAAAATGCTACCTCTACCGCTTCGTCCATTGGTGACACGATTTTGCAGTATAGTTTCGTAAGTGGGTTCAATGGGGAAGAAGGTGTTTTGTGAAGTGCCCCAACTCATATTAGAAATGTCAAAATTGCCATCGGCTTGCGCGACAAGCAGCAATTCATTCTGTGTGACATGGCTAGATAAAAAGTTAGCACTGGAAAATTTGGCCAGTGGTGCGACCCCTACAGCTCCGATGCTGTTATTGTAAATGCCAGCAATAAGACCTGCGACGGCTGTTCCGTGAATGTCATCTGAAGCTTTAGGGCGCGCATTGGTGCTCACATAGGGCGAAGAACGAGTGAAGTCTCTGGATACGCCTGTCAGAAAATTTGCGCTTAAATCGGGATGTTCGTCAGACACACCATCATCAGAAATGCGAACATGAAGACCTGCGCCAAAAATGTCATCCATCCACGTGTTGTCTAAATTCAAATCCATACCTGCCACACCACCGTTTGTGGCAAACACGGATTGGCCTGTGTTTTTTAAGTGCCAAGCATAATCGAAATGCGGATCAGGGCCAGGGGAGGTGGAGGGCTGGGTGGAGCTTCCGCCACCCGCAGGAGTGAAACCCGCACTGCATCCGAACAGAGTTCCCGTCGACACCGCCAGCAGAACAAGAAGAAGAAAATTAAATTTATTTTCTTTCATAAACCCTGCTTAATACTTCTGGTGTCACGGCATTTACGCGTGAATCGTTTTTGATTTGGTTTGTGAGCTGTTCAAAATCAAATTCGTCTTGCTTGGGAGTGACATAGTAAGTGTCAATATGAGGAAAAGAAGCAAGAACCTTAAGGTCATGAGTTTTAAGCACGTCATCAAGGTGAGCTTGATTAGATTTAGAAATATTCAGTTTAAGATTGCCTGTCAGTGTTCCTACATTTTTGGTTTGTGGGTGAAACATGGTTAGGGGTTGATTTTTGTGAAAGCGATTCTCTGAAAACTCTGATTCTGACATGACGGTCACTCGTTTATCTTGGGCTTGTGTCCACACTTTCCACTCGGGGACGACTTGGCTGGACTTTAAATCCGCAGACTGGGGGAGAGTTTCTGTTGCTGTGGTTACGGTCTTATGTGAAGCTTTTTTTTGTACGCGCTTTTGAAAATCCTCGTTATTAAAAACACGTGAAAAATCTTTGGCGTGCCCGACAAAGGAAAATGAAATCATAAGTATGTAGAAGGAAGCTTGAAACAGACGCACCATAGATCATTCATCGGACTTTTTAGGAAGCTTAGTAAATTGAAGTTGTCACATAGTGAGACACCCAAAAACAAAACTCCACAAACTGGACCTTTCGGACTTACAGACCAACAAACGCGTGTTGGATACACATCGCCCGAGGTGAGGTGACAATCTAAGGGAATATTTAAAGTTTCCCTTACTACCACAAAGCTCGCCAAGGGGTGTTTATAGTATATAGAGGTGGAGGATTAGTTGCGCAGTTCGGTTTTGGCGTAGACTTTTTGTGGGGTTTTGAAAAATTTGTGCAAAGATTCACGAAGTTCGTCGTAGGTCGTGGCTTTTACAGTCCATGTGAAAAGTGTGTGGCCAAACTCTAGCCAGGGTTGGGCGTTATTGATGTAGAATTTTGTTTTTCTGACACCTTGTTTTTCTTCGCAGTGCTCTTGCATGATATCTATAAAACGCATCATGGCTCTGTATAATTCTTCGCCTTCTTCATAGGGATCTTTGGGGGCGGGCCCTGATTTAGCTTTTGGATTTTTAAGTCCTAAGATTTCTCCGTACTGCCACATGAGCCATGGTCTGACTGTTAAGGCTCGACCGACCATCACCATATCACAGCGAGTCTGCTCAAACATGTTTACAATATCTTGAGCCACTTGGATGTCACCGTTGCCTATGACAGGTATGGGGAGTTTTTCTTTGACCAGACGAATCTGCTCCCAATCGGCTTTGCCTCTGCGTTTTTGATCGCTGGTTCTGGGATGCAGGGTGATCCAAGAGGCTCCTGCATCGACCAAACCTTTAATAAACTGAATCAAAAAATCTGGATCATTCTGTTTGCCCGCACGGAGTTTTACTGAGACAGGCACATTGGCATTTCTAACTGTCATGCGCACCACCTCGGCAGCATAGTCAGGGTCACCCATAAGGGCCACGCCATAATTATGTCTAAGGGCTTTTTTCACAGGACATCCCATATTGATGTCGATGCCCAGTGCTCCCCAGTCCTGAAGCTTATGCACGGACTTTTGAATAAAGCTTTCTTCGTTACCTAAAATCTGTGGCACCAAATCATCTTCTACACTGAGTTTTTGAGTTTCAAAAAGTTCAAAAAGTTCTTCTTTGGGCAGCTTAAAACTAGAAAGCATTTCTGTAGGCCAAAAGGTCTTGGCACCCTCAGGCATATACTCTTTGATCAGCAAACGAAGCCCAATATGACTTAAGCCCACCATAGGTGCTAAGGTCACTGGAAAATTAACTCTATTGGGAATCATGGAACATCCTTTGCCGTACCCACTTATAGCCAAACTCTTACTGGCTTCGCAAGGATATTCCTCGAAAATGTACTCAAGTAGCTATAACAAAAATGATAGTAGTCAAAGCTGGTATTAGAGGTGCAAGGAGCTAAGTCGACGTTCCTCAAAGACCTACATAATGTCTAGTTGAGGCCGATAATACTATTATTTGTCCGATTATCTGAACTGCCACCGTATTTAGAATAGGAATTCAGATTTCGGATAAATAATGAGTAATTTCAATAAGTTGTAAGGTGAAACTTCCGTGCTATATTGATTTAGATAAAAGAGGATTGGGAGATGTTAAAGCTTAAGATGGGAAGAAAAGATAAACTTCGTGAATCAGCTAAAAGATTTGAGAAAATTTATAAACAACCACTTAGTAAACGCATTGTGGATTTTCTAAAAGAAGAAAGCAATAAAGAAAAAGAGCAAGTTACAGACAAGAAGATAGCTCAGAATTCAAACCGCCAAAGAGACTTGGATATTTAATGTCCGTAATTCGTTCTAAAGATTTGCTTACATTTTTGAATAGTAATCCATCTATGAAAAAAGGTTGTCTTGTCGATACAAACATTCTATTTGCTGCGAACTATAGCTTTGATCGGTTTCATGAACCAGCTATTGAAATTTTTGATACATTGATCAAAGAACGTGTACCACGGTTTGTCAATGTGAACGTTCGATCAGAATTTATCAATTTAACGAGAAAGGTTGTGATAGCTCATGCGCTCATGGATGCCTTTCATGCTGAAGGGAAAAGGCTTCCTTACGATGTTTACAATAAGCTTAAATCTATACGCAAGAGGTCATTGGATAAAGAGAATATTGATTCGTTATTTCGTATTCAAGACAGCGAGATCGAATCTGTAAGAAATTTATTTATAAATTACTATCCTGATCAACATCAGGACTTATGGGATTGGTTTTGTGAAGATCATTTAGTTGGCAAAATTGCATCTGAATGGAATTGGGTAGAAGAAGATTTCGGTATCAATTTTTTAAATTTAAGGTATGCCGAAAGTTATTATCATCTGATAGATGAACTCCGCTGGAGTGATGCCGTCAGCATTGTCGAGCGAACAGCTATAGGCTCATCTGATGCTATGATCGTGAATTTATTGATTCAGTCTAAATATGGGTTCGTTGTGAGTAATGATGCTGACATAGTATTTGCCATAGAGCGATTGAAACCCGATGGGAAATTTATAATTGTACCATAATCGAGGCACACAATTCTTCAAATATTGATCCCGCATTCTTTAACGGTTTCCACTTTGTATTGATCTACGATGCTGATCCCGTGCTGTTTAAGGGTGCTGTGGTGACGATTTACAAACTCGTCTAAAGATTCATAGACTGTGTGGGCATCGGCAGAAAACAGGGTGCCTTCAACATGCAAATACTGAAAAGGAAGCCCAATGGCAATTTTTTGTCCTGCAAGTTTTAAGGGGCCACCACTGTTTCCGCCATAAACAGAACAATTGTGATAACCAGGTTTAATAGATAGGGATGTAAGTTGTGCAAGCAAATCGGGATTTTCCTCCCAGTACTTTCTTGTGTCTTCTATGGCTTCTTGTTCCTTGTCAGGATCAGTAAACATATATTCCGCATGTAAAGAGTCTGAAGGTTGAGTCCAGCAATTTTCTGAAACAGTAAAGCGTCCTTGGCGTTCAGGGTCGGCAGGAAAACCAATAAGTTCGGCTTTGGAACATGTGGGTGCTTCTGTACCTGCTAGGCTATAGCTGTCTAGTGGGGGATAAAATTCTTTTTCAAATTGAGCTTCAAAGATCACAGCATCATCCAACGCCGAACTGGCAATGATATTTTGACATCGGCCTATATGGGGAGTGTGGTCTTCGCTGATAGCGTAAAGATAGATCAATCCTTTTTGGCACTGCTGAGTGAAATTATAATTGTAACAATGACGAGCGGTCATGATGTAGGGTTTGTTGTTTTTGTTTTTAACAAAAAACCCAGTGCAACCACTACTCATGTAAACAATGCTTTTGGCCTCGTCAAAAGTGCCATCTCGACGAAGAGTGTTTTCAAACATAAATACATTGTGCAAAAGATCAGGTTGTAAAGCATAAGCCCAAGAGAAGGGCAGAACCAAACTGATTCCGCAAAAAAATAAAAGTTTAATAGAGGGGGATAGCATGGTGGATAAAGTATTACGAATGCTGTCGTTTTTAAAGCAAAATCTGTAAGGGTAGATTTACTGGTATATTATTTACACCTGAAAGCTTTTTTTATAACTTCTGAAGAAGGATCTTATTGTTCCCAAAGATTCCTAGACACTTAAGTTGGTGCTTTTGGGCCAAAAATTCAAAGCTTTCTTTCTGATAAAAGATCACATGTGTGGGGTCGTTTTTATAATACCATTTTTTAAAACTCTCAAAGTCCTGAGGATAGAGTTCTGTGCTCAGAAATAAAAAACTGCCTTGGTGAGCAAATTGTAACAATTGATCAAAGTCACGACTTGCGTATGTGAAGTGCTCCACCACTTCGTGACAGAAGATCACATCAAAGGTGTCACGTGTTGGGGCTTGGGTATGATAGTACTTATCCCAGCTTTGCACTTCGTAGGGTGAAGATTGTAAAATGTATTCTAAGGCTTTCACGGGCCCACAACCATAATCTAAAATGGTTTTAAATGACATCTCCCCATTATCTGATAGAGGGAGTTCTTTGGTGTAGAGGTTAGGGCTTTGGAGTTCCAACATTGAAGGTTTCTCTTGCACAGTGACTCCTTGCCTGCTTATGGAGGAAGGGGTGTTTTGTATAAACTCATTCCAGCTTTTCTTTAGATAC
Protein-coding sequences here:
- a CDS encoding VCBS repeat-containing protein, with translation MRKSLSFLLGHKYFKTVSTLSLLFLTLFGFQNCTGFFAGTEFSSKRPIEEVIPFCVDITASNFNPKLTHNFNTFTMLPDYNQVMSSPVVGDLNGDGYPEIGFVTFNKNGAYTTEGVLRIIDGYSKREYLTIGGANSPNAPFASTSPLFIDIDGNG
- the purE gene encoding 5-(carboxyamino)imidazole ribonucleotide mutase, which encodes MSTTPLIGIIMGSDSDLPVMEKACEALKAAQVPYEVQIVSAHRTPEEMIEYAKTARDRGLKVIIAGAGGAAHLPGMVAAATTLPVIGVPVNITPMQGWDALLSIMQMPKGVPVATVGIDNAANAALLALRILGGFQDNVAQWLTEHQKEQKQKVINANRNLKS
- a CDS encoding ATP-grasp domain-containing protein: MSLNSQTLRSQEDAQKLSIGVLGDGQLAQMLSEAAEDLGLNLHVFASSSDSPAAQTSTQVTLGLLDNSSDFLNFCKDKDLLTIESEFIDPEQLKHAKTKVWPSPETLECLRDRLPQKKSLIENGIATSPLYPFSSFDDARKTLKQKPQGLVFKKRLFGYDGYGTRVIKTPEDLNSFEQELLALDHSCSPSSATPLQNTHSKTSEQNSEINSQSQNTIRGSDAPSDSSLSIKEWIAEDFVPFTKELAVSFARNPSGQILSFPLVESYQENSKCLWVKGPIAESPYQSTLESLKSYVNKINFVGLISFELFLTQDGTLLVNEVAPRVHNSAHYSIEALNISQFTAHLMAICNMELPQKPILQQEGFAMYNLIGERDCPASALTLPQALSPNIYLHWYKKTQSRKGRKLGHLTTLADTPEKALLELEKIRAKFQL
- a CDS encoding S8 family serine peptidase — protein: MKENKFNFLLLVLLAVSTGTLFGCSAGFTPAGGGSSTQPSTSPGPDPHFDYAWHLKNTGQSVFATNGGVAGMDLNLDNTWMDDIFGAGLHVRISDDGVSDEHPDLSANFLTGVSRDFTRSSPYVSTNARPKASDDIHGTAVAGLIAGIYNNSIGAVGVAPLAKFSSANFLSSHVTQNELLLVAQADGNFDISNMSWGTSQNTFFPIEPTYETILQNRVTNGRSGRGSIFVKASGNDYFVTCRGSTSEPCVGNANMDPDAANPFTILVGGLDAKGVATTYSSTGSNLWISAFGGEDGVSDPGIFTTDRPSCSVGYAKTSNSTTVTFERGQNGNSGCRYTSAFGGTSAAAPQISGVVALMLEANPNLSWRDVKYILAKTARKVDPDRDNPITVHPLNSFNGRTIPSGYVYELPWITNTAGFHFHNWYGFGLVNTDAAVTMAKTYSVNLGTYQNHSVSSSISPALTIPDNSLTGATHTLSVAQNLKIESVRVSMQINHNDISDLAIELTAPSGTKSILMNINNSLEGVSGYTTSNYLLSNAFYQESSTGNWTLKVVDGDTGVTGQLVNWTLHLSGGPN
- a CDS encoding tRNA-dihydrouridine synthase family protein, translating into MIPNRVNFPVTLAPMVGLSHIGLRLLIKEYMPEGAKTFWPTEMLSSFKLPKEELFELFETQKLSVEDDLVPQILGNEESFIQKSVHKLQDWGALGIDINMGCPVKKALRHNYGVALMGDPDYAAEVVRMTVRNANVPVSVKLRAGKQNDPDFLIQFIKGLVDAGASWITLHPRTSDQKRRGKADWEQIRLVKEKLPIPVIGNGDIQVAQDIVNMFEQTRCDMVMVGRALTVRPWLMWQYGEILGLKNPKAKSGPAPKDPYEEGEELYRAMMRFIDIMQEHCEEKQGVRKTKFYINNAQPWLEFGHTLFTWTVKATTYDELRESLHKFFKTPQKVYAKTELRN
- a CDS encoding class I SAM-dependent methyltransferase, which produces MTHHHCPLCLSLNIHEHGTGEQWPLKGAFYFCTNCKSVFKDPKNHLVPEAEKARYDLHNNSIEDSRYIQYLKKSWNEFIQNTPSSISRQGVTVQEKPSMLELQSPNLYTKELPLSDNGEMSFKTILDYGCGPVKALEYILQSSPYEVQSWDKYYHTQAPTRDTFDVIFCHEVVEHFTYASRDFDQLLQFAHQGSFLFLSTELYPQDFESFKKWYYKNDPTHVIFYQKESFEFLAQKHQLKCLGIFGNNKILLQKL